In Flavobacterium sp. GSB-24, the genomic window AGACTTAAAACCAGTCAAAAGGTTTAATAAAAAGATTATTTTTTTTGAATAAATCAAAGTTTTAAAAGAAAAACAGTTTTCAAGAAAAAAAATGTGCTAATATTCTGTAAAGTCAGATTTTTTCTAGTTTTATATTAATTTTATGCATTTTGTCTGATTTTTTTTGCACTTTATCGATTTTATTTGTAACATTGGTATGTTAAACAAAATGAAGTTTAGGTATAGTTTTACTAGCGTATTATAATAGTATTACTATTAAAATGTGATATTAGAAGTTGCTTTTTAAGTTATTTACAGATTATAGTTAATAATTTTATTAACAAGTGTTTATTTTTTGACTGATTAAACTAATAAAAAAATAATTTATGAAGAAAAAATTACTTCTAAGTCTATGGTTCACACTTTTAATTTTTTTGGTTGGTTATTTGTTTTGGCAAAATGAGTTTAAGTACAGCCTTCCAACGCCAGTCCCACAAAATTATCATGCCATTGCAATGGGATCTAAAATTGAATTAGGACCATGCTGTGCATTCGATAATAAACCAATATTTATACATTTCTTTAATCCAGATTGTCCCTGTTCACGCTTTAATGTGCCACATGTGAGTGATTTAATTAAGAAATATGGAGACAAGATCAATTTTAAAATTGTAGTGTTAAACAAAAAAAGGAATTTTACTATTGATGAAATTCAGAAAAAGTTTGATGCTCAAATTCCTGTTTACTTTGATGAAGCAATTGCAGAAAATTGTGGTGTTTTTTCTACTCCGCAGGCTGTTTTATTAGATCCTTCACATAAATTATATTATCGCGGTAATTATAACAAAACAAGATATTGCACCGATGCAAAAAGTAACTATGCGCAAATGGCAATTGATTCTTTGTTGAGCAAGAATCATAATCCTTCTTTTAATGCTTTCGCTCTGAGAGCCTATGGATGTTCGTTACTAAAATGTACCAAATAAATCTAAATCCTAAATCAAAAAATTAAACCTATGAAAACAAAAGCTAGTTTAAACGAACAAGATTATCTGCACAGCTTCATGTCTACAATGACACAAAAATCAGATACAATTATTAATTATGTGCTTGCTATTTATTTTCTTCTCGGAATAGCATTATCTTTTAAATATGACACTTTTGAAATTGGTGTTGGAGTAGGGACAATCAATCTTTTAGCGTATTATTCGGCTAAATTTTTTATAAAGAATTCTAAGTTTTATCAGTATGTTTTATCTATTGTTCTTGCTGTTTTTATGGCGCAATACATTTATCAAATGCATGGTTTGTTCGAAATGCACTTTACGGTATTTATCGCCAGTACGATTTTAATTATCTATCAAAACTGGAAATTACAAATACCATTAACACTATTAGTAGTGCTTCATCACGCTGGTTTGGCATATCTGCAAAATTTCGTTTATAATGATGCAAATGGACTTCAGGTTTATTTTTCTCAAGTTAATTTCGATATGGAAACACTTATTATTCATACCGTTTTGGCTGCAGTTGTATTTTTTATGAATGGTTATTGGGCTTATTATTTTAAAGAGCACAGTGAAAATCATATTTCAAAAATTTCAGATGAATACGAATTGGAAAATATGAAACTGGCTTCTGCTAAATACAGCTCGATGTCGGCAACAAAAGATTATAATGATTTTATTCATAGAACAACATTAGATTTAAAACTGCCTGTAAATTCTGTTTTAAAACTTATAGATGTTTCAAAAGGACATACAGATAACGATAAATTGCTGACTTATCTTGAAATGATGAGAGAAAGCGCCAAGAAAATTGATGATTTAGTTAATGACATTCATGTAAAATCTACAAATAGCAGAATTTAAAGTTTAAAACCGATAGGAATCGGGACCAACTTCCAAATCAAAATATTAATTTTTATATCTGTTGTATGTTTAAGTATGATTTGCCAGCTGCAGTTCCCACGCTGCATAATTTAAAAAAAACTATTGATCATTTTTTGAGTGATAGTATAACATTAAATTCTATTGATAAAATTGGCGCTCAATCTGAATTTGCAATTGAAGTTGCCGCAATTTTAAGTGGTTTTACGAATAACGCCCAAGTTTATAATCTGGACTTTCAATATAAAAAATTAGTTCAGATTATTAGTGATATTCATAACCTTAATCTAGCGGTAAACAATGAAATTCCAGAATGGCTTGAAAACGAATTAGAATTGGTTTTTCATAAAATCAGAAATATTCTGCTTGTTTTAGAAATCGAATTAAATTAAAAAAGATAAAAAAGATTCATTTAATACTTATTGAATTGTAAATTAATTTAAATGTAAAATCTATGGATACCAGATTTACACGTCCAACACCTTCAGATCGAGAAGTAGATTGGAACAAGAATAAAGTGCTGCTTAGTAAAACTGACAAAAAGGGAACCATTTTATATGCCAATGAAGACTTTATAGATGTTTCTGGTTATGATGAATTTGAGCTTATTGGCCAGCCTCACAATATTGTCAGACATCCAGATATGCCAAAAGTCATTTTTAAATTCTTATGGGACAGTATTAAATCAAGTGAGAACATACATGTGATTATAAAAAACATGGCCAAAACTGGCCGTTATTACTGGGTTGTAACTGATTTTAAAATTATTGCAGATACTGATGGCGAAATTGTAGGTTTCTTTGGAACTAGAAAATCAGTCCCAAATGAAATTATCATTAAGTTTATTGAACCTTTGTATAAAAAACTTTTACATATTGAAGAAACGAGTGGTGTACAGGCTTCTGAAGATTATCTAGTTGGTTTTCTTGAGGAAAGAAAAAAAACATATATGGA contains:
- a CDS encoding thioredoxin fold domain-containing protein; the protein is MKKKLLLSLWFTLLIFLVGYLFWQNEFKYSLPTPVPQNYHAIAMGSKIELGPCCAFDNKPIFIHFFNPDCPCSRFNVPHVSDLIKKYGDKINFKIVVLNKKRNFTIDEIQKKFDAQIPVYFDEAIAENCGVFSTPQAVLLDPSHKLYYRGNYNKTRYCTDAKSNYAQMAIDSLLSKNHNPSFNAFALRAYGCSLLKCTK
- a CDS encoding PAS domain-containing protein produces the protein MDTRFTRPTPSDREVDWNKNKVLLSKTDKKGTILYANEDFIDVSGYDEFELIGQPHNIVRHPDMPKVIFKFLWDSIKSSENIHVIIKNMAKTGRYYWVVTDFKIIADTDGEIVGFFGTRKSVPNEIIIKFIEPLYKKLLHIEETSGVQASEDYLVGFLEERKKTYMEYIDHLIATGKDDKNKISKGLFSGLFDKSPPKK